A stretch of the Sulfurimonas sp. HSL3-1 genome encodes the following:
- a CDS encoding ExbD/TolR family protein, with the protein MLVLLAILMVIAPNIVYEELINLPQGSAQQQMQKKPPVHIVITKEGVILVNKEKFDRLGFIDNFYRFAEQNLDAKSTVTISADRSLDYGMVMSVLAAVKQAGFSEVSLATNG; encoded by the coding sequence ATCTTGATGGTCATCGCTCCGAACATTGTCTATGAAGAGCTGATCAATCTCCCCCAGGGTTCGGCACAGCAGCAGATGCAGAAAAAACCCCCGGTACACATTGTCATTACGAAAGAGGGCGTCATTCTCGTCAACAAAGAGAAATTCGACCGTCTCGGGTTCATCGACAACTTCTACCGTTTTGCCGAACAGAATCTCGATGCCAAGTCAACGGTGACGATCAGTGCCGACCGTTCACTGGATTACGGAATGGTGATGTCGGTTCTGGCGGCGGTAAAACAGGCAGGTTTCAGTGAAGTCTCTCTCGCTACCAACGGTTGA
- a CDS encoding TonB C-terminal domain-containing protein: MKSLSLPTVDDPRDFYLGGLYAVVLFVLIILLFFQLLRGLDKMHSYAMTKSSAVSVSLVDVPLVTSKQNNTPKPVPKQEAAPEPTPEPEESPTPVEDISSLFSDIQTQKIVHTKRLDEQKKIDTKRLANLQKRIKTTKKRDTTATAEKVKNLNLVRPSQEAGGQSASGGAEVNAYYAKIQATIYENFFPPVNSEGSVSLIRIWISASGKMTRFKVLRPSGEAFFDREVTQLEQRLLRVRFERNPKGNEAVLDVSLVSKE; this comes from the coding sequence GTGAAGTCTCTCTCGCTACCAACGGTTGACGACCCCAGGGACTTCTATCTGGGCGGGCTCTATGCCGTTGTCCTTTTTGTCCTGATCATCCTGCTTTTTTTCCAGCTCCTTCGGGGACTGGACAAAATGCACAGTTACGCTATGACGAAAAGTTCTGCGGTCTCTGTTTCCCTGGTGGATGTCCCGCTGGTGACTTCAAAACAGAACAATACCCCCAAACCTGTACCCAAACAAGAAGCGGCGCCGGAACCCACCCCCGAGCCTGAAGAGAGCCCCACGCCTGTTGAGGATATCTCCTCGCTCTTTTCGGATATCCAGACGCAGAAGATCGTGCATACCAAGCGGCTGGACGAGCAGAAAAAGATCGATACAAAGCGGCTTGCCAACCTCCAAAAGCGCATTAAAACAACGAAGAAGCGCGACACGACTGCAACGGCTGAGAAGGTCAAGAATCTGAACCTCGTACGCCCCTCGCAGGAAGCCGGCGGGCAGAGCGCGTCGGGCGGCGCGGAAGTCAATGCGTATTACGCTAAAATACAGGCCACTATCTATGAGAACTTCTTCCCGCCGGTCAATTCCGAAGGCTCGGTTTCACTGATCCGCATCTGGATTTCGGCCAGCGGCAAGATGACGCGTTTTAAAGTGCTGCGCCCTTCCGGCGAGGCATTTTTCGACCGGGAGGTCACGCAGCTGGAGCAGCGCCTCCTGCGCGTCAGGTTCGAGAGAAACCCAAAAGGAAATGAGGCCGTGCTGGATGTCAGCCTGGTCTCCAAGGAGTAA